The following DNA comes from Mycobacterium sp. MS1601.
CCAGCGGTGGCGCCGTCTGGTCAGTCTGGTTCGCCCGCCCACGTCGGCGAACATCAGATCCAGCGCGACGCTCACACGAACAGCACCTCGGATTCCAGCACGTCCATCACGGCGTCCACGCCGGCACCACCGCGGGCGCTGATCGCCACCACCGGTCGGCCGCCGCGGACGTCATCGGCCTCCTTGAGCATCAGCTGCAGATCCACTCCCACGTACGGTGCCAGGTCGATCTTGTTGACCACCAACAGATCACAGCGAAGGACACCTGGGCCGCGCTTGCGTGGGATATCGTCGCCGCCCGCGGTGTCGATGACGAACAGCCAGTAGTCCACCAGATCCCGCGAGAACGTCGACGCCAGATTGTCGCCACCGGATTCCAGCAGGATCAGCTCGGTGTCGGGGAACTCGCTCTCCAACTCGTCGGCGGCCGCCATGTTCAGCGACGGGTCCTCACGAATCACGGTGTGCGGGCAGCCTCCGGCTTCCACAGCCCGCACCCGTCTCGGGTCTATCAGGCCAGAGCGGCGAACCCGCTCGGCGTCCTCGGCGGTCACCAGGTCGTTGGTGATCACCGACACCACCCGGCCGCGCTGGGCGAAGCCGGCGAGCAGGGCCTCCACCAGCGCGGTCTTTCCAGACCCGACAGGCCCTCCGATACCGATGCGCGCAGCCGTCATCGCAGCATGAACTTCCTCGAAAAAGGCAGAGTTGCCGGGGCTTCCGCGGTGAGCAGGGTGCCGTCGGCATACACATCGAAGGTGCGCGGATCCACCTCCACCTGCGGCAGTGCACTGTTGCGCACCATGTCGGACTTGCGCAGCCCGCGCACCGAGCTGATGGGCAGCACGTTCTTGCGCAGCCCCAACTGTTGCGGCACACCGGCATCCACGGCCAGTGAGGACATGAACACGAAGCCCAACTCGGCCGCCGCGTCTCCGAGAGCACCCCAGTTGGGCCGCTGGATCACCGGCTCCGACGACGAGATGGAGCCGGCGGCATCGCCCAGCGCCGCCCACGCGATGAACCCGTTCTTGAACACCGCGCGCGGCTTCACTCCGAAGAACGCGGGCTGCCAGATCACCAGATCGGCAACCTTGCCCACTTCCACCGACCCGATGTGCGTGTCCACGCCCACCGAGATCGCCGGATTGATGGTCAGTTTCGCGATGTAGCGTTTGACACGCTCGTTGTCGGCGGCGACGGTGGTCTCTTCGGGCAGCCGGCCCACCCGCTGTTTCATCACGTGCGCCAGTTGCCAGCAGTTGGCGATGTTCTCGGCCACCCGCCCCATGCCCTGGGTGTCGCTGCCGAAGATGGAGATGGCTCCCATATCGTGCAGGAAGTCCTCGGCGACCATGGTCTGAGGCCGGATCCGCGCTTCGGCGAACGCGATGTCCTCCGGGGCCTCCCAGTTCATCAAGTGCGCCAGCATGGTCATCGGCACACCCTCGTCGAGTCCACCGAGGGTGTACGGGTTGGTCGGGTTGGTGGTGCCGGGGATGACGTTGGGGAAGCTGACACAGCGGATCAGGTCCGGCGCATGCCCGCCACCGGCACCTTCGATGTGATAGAGGTGGATGGTTCGGTCGCCGATGGTGTCCATGGTGGTCTCGGAGAAACCGAACTCGTTGATGGAGTCGGTGTGCAGATGCACGGCGAAGTCGGCGGAATCGGCTGCCACCAGGGTCTTGTCGATGATCGCCGGTGAGGCCCCGAAGTCCTCGTGGATCTTCACCGCGCCGGCACCTGCGGCAACCATCTCCAGCACCGCCGCAGGGTCCGAGGAGCCGCGGCCGAACGGCACATAGTTCATCGGCGTGTACTCACCGGCTTTGAGGAACAACCCGAGATTGCGCGGCCCGCCGGTGGCCACCTCGAAGGTGGGGCCCAGCGACCCGCCGATCAGGGTGGTGGTGCCGGTGGACAGGGCGTGTTCGGTCTGCTGCGGGGAGATCAGATGGGCGTGGGTCTCGATCGCACCTGCGGTGACGATCATGCCTTCGGCGGGGATGGGTGTGGTGGCCGTGCCCACCACCATGCCCTCGGTCACACCGGGCATGGTGTCCGGGTTGCCCGCCTTGCCGATACCGACGATCCGACCGGCGCGAATGCCGATGTCCGCCTTGATGATCCCCGCCTTCGCGTCGATGATCAGCGCGTTCATGATGACGTGATCCAGTGCGCCGTCGGACACCTTGGTGGCGGGTCGGTAGCCCTCGCCGTCGCGCACCGACTTTCCTGCGCCGCTGAGCAGTTCATAGCCGGGAATGGTGAGGTCCTGTTCCACCTCGACAAACAGGTCGGAGTCGGCCAGCCGCACCCGGTCACCGGTGGTGGGACCGAACACCCGTGCATAGGCGCGCCGGTCGATAGACGTCATGAAACACCGTCCAGCGCACCATTGACCGCTCCTGAGAAGCCGTGGATCACCCGGTTGCCCGCCATCGGCACCA
Coding sequences within:
- the ureG gene encoding urease accessory protein UreG, whose translation is MTAARIGIGGPVGSGKTALVEALLAGFAQRGRVVSVITNDLVTAEDAERVRRSGLIDPRRVRAVEAGGCPHTVIREDPSLNMAAADELESEFPDTELILLESGGDNLASTFSRDLVDYWLFVIDTAGGDDIPRKRGPGVLRCDLLVVNKIDLAPYVGVDLQLMLKEADDVRGGRPVVAISARGGAGVDAVMDVLESEVLFV
- the ureC gene encoding urease subunit alpha, whose translation is MTSIDRRAYARVFGPTTGDRVRLADSDLFVEVEQDLTIPGYELLSGAGKSVRDGEGYRPATKVSDGALDHVIMNALIIDAKAGIIKADIGIRAGRIVGIGKAGNPDTMPGVTEGMVVGTATTPIPAEGMIVTAGAIETHAHLISPQQTEHALSTGTTTLIGGSLGPTFEVATGGPRNLGLFLKAGEYTPMNYVPFGRGSSDPAAVLEMVAAGAGAVKIHEDFGASPAIIDKTLVAADSADFAVHLHTDSINEFGFSETTMDTIGDRTIHLYHIEGAGGGHAPDLIRCVSFPNVIPGTTNPTNPYTLGGLDEGVPMTMLAHLMNWEAPEDIAFAEARIRPQTMVAEDFLHDMGAISIFGSDTQGMGRVAENIANCWQLAHVMKQRVGRLPEETTVAADNERVKRYIAKLTINPAISVGVDTHIGSVEVGKVADLVIWQPAFFGVKPRAVFKNGFIAWAALGDAAGSISSSEPVIQRPNWGALGDAAAELGFVFMSSLAVDAGVPQQLGLRKNVLPISSVRGLRKSDMVRNSALPQVEVDPRTFDVYADGTLLTAEAPATLPFSRKFMLR